DNA sequence from the Electrophorus electricus isolate fEleEle1 chromosome 19, fEleEle1.pri, whole genome shotgun sequence genome:
TAGTCTCACTTTTCTCTTGcattatataaatgaattatttcAGAGGAGAATGTTTTTAGGGTGACCACTTATTACATTTCCCACTGAATAAGCATAATCAAGGTGGAAGAGAAAGTAACATTGGGGACTCCAGTGTAAATACAGCCTGCATATTTGATACATACCCATTGTAGATCTCATTACTTGTCTCTTGAAGTTTCTGTATAGCAGTATTGGAATGGCTCTAGTCAACTTACTGGCCTCAGTTCTGCAGTTTGATTTTGGAGCCAAGTAATCTCATTGCTTCTGGGTTTACTTTACAGAAAGAAAACTAGTCTTGTTTTAGAGTACGTGTAGGGTTGGCATTTTTCCTTACGCTTCCGGAATTtagtagatgctcttatccaaagccCCTTACAAAAGTGCTTAGTTGTCTATTCAGAAAGGTATCCTCGAGTGGTACAAATGGGCTAAAGTCCAAAAATACCTTTAAATGGAGATGCTGTTAGAAACAAGACTCAGTGCTATAAAATATATGGAGAGATGCAATACAGTTCTACTATATAAAGTTCTTCTAAAGAAAGAAGTGGATAAAGAACTTCTGTTTAAAATTGCTTTTCTGTAGAATGATACAAGCTTGATGGCACATTGACAGGATTTGGCTTAATCTTACCTAGTCAGTGAGGAACTTAACGAAATCTTGATCAATGTTTGATCAATCAGCcatagtatttattttttgaaaactgAGTGCCAGTAGCTATAGATTTCTTTAGGATTCACTTACTCCATATTACCAAGGTGATTCTCTTGAGGACTAGAAATGCTCTGGTGAACGGTCTTGCCCTCGGGTTGACCTGAATAGTTATTAATCAGCATCTCTGTAGGTTGTGCTGACCTATGCCGATTTGCTATGCTGAGCCAGGAGTGTCACTAGATAAATACCCAAGTCAATAGCTCTCAAATAAGGGATATTCACTTAATCTCCTCAGGCAAGAATCCAACAGATGACTATCTGGAGGCAATGATGAACGAAGCTCCAGGACCCATTAACTTCACAATGTTCCTTACTATGTTTGGAGAGAAGCTAAATGGAACTGACCCAGAGGACGTCATCCGTAATGCATTTGCCTGCTTTGATGAGGAAGGGACTGGTGAGCCTCTCTTGCTTTCAGAGTCTGGAGAACCATGTTATATTGACCATAACACATGTGCAGTAGAACTAAGATGATGCGACTTCCACATAGAATTCAAATACCAGAATGTCAAAAGTAATGATGCCTTTAAAAAATTTAAGTTTTTAAAGGGAGTGGATTTGGAAAGGTGCACAAAGGTTCTGATAACATGCATCACTTTCACATATTGATCAACTCTAGTTGGTTGCGTTTGTGGCTAATCTCAGCTATTGGAAACCTCAGATTTCTATTGTTTGTTATACTAGCTAGAACTGTTATGACATTAAGTTACATTGTGAACAATATATACGTTCTCGTCTCTGCTCAGGCTTCATCCAGGAAGACTATCTGCGGGAACTTCTGACCACTATGGGTGACAGGTTCACAGATGAGGAAGTTGATGAGCTTTTCAGGGAGGCTCCCATTGACAAGAAAAACAACTTCAATTATGGGGAGTTCACGCGTATCCTCAAACATGGAGCCAAAGACAAAGATGATTAAACACAGAAAGCTCCTTCCTTTTCACTCTGCCTGCTCCATAAGAGCAGGCTTATGTAATGCTTCTGGAGCCCTTCAGAAAGTCGCCTACAGCtctgctctgtttttgtgtgtgtttagttaaagGTGCACTCAGGGGAGAAATGTCTAGATTAAAACCAGTTCATTCAACATGTTGGGATAAATATTTTGGTCAGAGAGCTGCCACCCCCTTTTAAATGCTGAATGAGTCCGATTTTAGACCTTGCATGGTTATGTTCACTGGTGAATGTGTCATCCAGTGGAGTTAGTTTAGCACTGTTCAATTTACACCCAATTACTTTGAAATACATGTTTAGTTAGGTTTTGTCTGTGAGATGAAGATTTGATTAATCAAGAGGTAACTATCAGCTTGTATAAATTGAGTCTTTCTAGGTTTCTTTCCCCAAAAGTGTaccttttattttcagtcagCATATATGCACCTCTACCAGTCCCAGGCCTCCAAAAGGTCCTGTTTCTCGGTGTTTAAAAACTGTTCAAATGTGAAATTGTGTCGAGATGCTACAGTGACCTTTTCCTGAAATGGCCTCAAGtggaatttttacattttataataaatatgaacatttttgaATAAACTCATGTTCTTGTTCCACCTGCGATGCTATTTGTCTcttaaatgaaaatcaaattcTTGATTTAAATGTGGTTGACGCTGCTATGAAAGTTGCTGAAGATGTGCAGTGCTGACATTTGAAGAACTTTTAATGAGCCAATACCATGCAACTAATTTAGACTCTAAACAGCTTTCCTATGATAAAGTATGGCTATCACTATAATAATTTATTAGCTTGGTGTGTAGTGCAGATATGTCTTCAATGAACTGTTAAGTGCAGTAAAATTCAAACTAggtttgtgtttagtttaaATAACAGTGCTGCATTCCTGCCAGCATGTACTATCTTGCCTCAAATTTAGCCAGAGTGAAAATATGCTGCTTCTCAAGTGTTTGGTGAAGAACTGTTTATTAGGATGTGGatgctgtttatttatacatgtgagtgtgtgtttatatatatatatatatatatatatatataaagcagatTATAGGGGAGTAAATGCAGTGTACTCTAATAAGAGacgtagagatattcaaaattgtagtaaagtgcaCAGTTTCgagagaaaacattttggacacaggtgtgcaagcaaagtgcttctgtttctctggaaagtaCTAtgattttgaatctctctctctctctctctctctctgtgtttgtgtgtgtgtgtatatatatatatatatatatatatatatatatatatatgagagagagaatccaaACATCCACAAAAGCTGTACATAATAGAATTTCGTTAATTACTATATAAATGACTATATAATAAACACACGAGTTCCTTGAATGCTGGCAGGCACCGGGAAATTAATCCTTCTCCGGttcaaaataattatttgactAAACATGCGTTTTAGTTGCTGCAAATACCTAGATATCACAAATATCAGGAAAGTTACCTAAACTACATAAATATTACGCAATTAAACGTCATTTTCAAAAGACAATGAGCAGCAATAATTCAGTAACGCGTCATAACGCGTCAACGCCCAAGAGCTAGAAGCTAAACCAATCAAAATTCAGTGCCTTCCACGCATGCGTCGTGGTTGTAGGACCTGTGCTGAAACGCAAAGTCACTATGAGAGCAGTTAAAAGTATCTGACCCTTACTCAGGTGCAGTACGTTTTATTTTCCGACACTTAGCTAAATAACCTAGTTTAACTATTATtgtatgttattatattatggGTTGAGTGGTTTTGTATTGCAATGTCTGACTTCAGCTTTAGGTAATTTATTATCTtacgtgtgtgtagtgtgctaGCTAGATAAATAGGAACAGCTTTCGTTTGCACATGGACATTCTTTTATATATCTAGCTAATGTAAAATTAGAAATGACCGCCTTTGGAGCAGTTGGAACTATTGGAGCAGTTTGAATTTAGTTGACTGGCTGTCCGTTTTTATTGCAAAGTATTCCCGTGTTAAGatttgttatgttatgttatgttatgttatgttaacaCCGCATAGTGGGATGCGTGTTAAAGGggatttttccttttcaaatgGATTTATTCAAACCATAAATTACTTAGCTAATAGCGTTTCGTAAGCAATCTTCTTCCTTTTCTACAAGGCTTGCATCGAATGTGTATGTTTCTTATTTCTCTTTATAAATCTTCAAAAGCCATGTGACCTTCTGCCAGGTGTTCTAGACTGTTACCCACTTGGTTTTGGATAAATCGCTTGCTCGTTAACTTTAGCTTGCACCATACAGTGGAAGACTGTGCTGGCTATATGCGTTGTTTGGAAGTGAACTTTTTTTCATGTTGGTTGTTTACTTTGCTGTGCCACAAGGTGAAGGATGCTGTAACCCTATTTCATGGCTCTGACAGTACTTCGGAGGCGGCATGTGCTGAAGAAAGTGTGTGCTTCCCTTCTTCTCTCACCCGCTGGCCTGAGTGTGCTGGcaggagagcatgtgtgtgctccGCAGATTTGGGCCAGAGGCTGGAGGCTCCTTCAGAGAGGACTGTGCCGACACCCTCTCTTCCTCGTCGCCGGTCCTGTCCGGCTTCCCCGCGACTACTCCTTGGGAGGATCTGGCGCCTCTCTGCTGCACCGCCTCAGCTCTGAGGAGGAGCGTATGTTTAACGAGAGCCTGTCCTCCTGCGCCTCCTCACGACAGGTCCTGGACCTCCTGAGGTCGTCGCCCCCACTCTCAGGCGCGGCTGCCGCCTCCGTCTTGCACCGGCTGGCCGACGTGGAGCAGGATGGAACCGGCGGTCTGCGGGACCCAGTGTCAGTGTTGTCTGACCAGGCCTTGGGTGAGCTGTGCGGGAGGTTGGAGCGGGACTCTGTCGAGCTGGAAGACGACATCGTGGTGAGTGCTCTGCTGGGCTGCACACGCCTTTACCTGGACCCGTGGAGCCGCCTGGTCGTGCGGCTCATGTTAGAGAGCCAGGTGCGGCTGGACATGGGTCGCCTTGGCATTGCTGCGCTGTGCAGTTTAGCGCGCGCACTCTTTGCACTAGAGGGGCCTGACTGTGGCATGCTAAACCAAGTTATGCAACAGCTCCGAGAT
Encoded proteins:
- the myl12.1 gene encoding myosin, light chain 12, genome duplicate 1 produces the protein MSSKRAKGKTTKKRPQRATSNVFAMFDQSQIQEFKEAFNMIDQNRDGFVDKEDLHDMLASLGKNPTDDYLEAMMNEAPGPINFTMFLTMFGEKLNGTDPEDVIRNAFACFDEEGTGFIQEDYLRELLTTMGDRFTDEEVDELFREAPIDKKNNFNYGEFTRILKHGAKDKDD